A genomic segment from Bacillota bacterium encodes:
- a CDS encoding DEAD/DEAH box helicase, whose translation MRFRVRDGERRLPKARVSRRTTAAVETAAEISPALFYREYVSEGHTGLEGPASAGWRLREFQAGEAAEGTGDGVAEEAAEIREYRGFRLDPFQVEAIRHVEEGRSVLVSAPTGVGKTLVADYLIERMFNLGRRVIYTAPIKALSNQKFKEFKRLLGADNVGIITGDVVINSGAQILIMTTEIFRNMLHLSPGELEGVSHVIFDEIHFLADEDRGTVWEESIIFMPESMRLLGLSATIPNADELAFWIQDIKGHEVAVVRHFKRVVPLRHFVFERTRGACTLDELKSFKAKRDQEMEEAAADWDYRHEGLRYASTTHLDLVDYLGKRDKLPCLYFVFSRRQCEEKAEELARSADYLTPAQKYEVVEFFDSKIEGLKVEMMPSVKQMRRILQRGIAYHHAGLLPVLKEIVEDLFERRVIQVLYATETFAVGINFPVRTVCFDSVRKYNGVDFQPMTSQEYFQMAGRAGRRGIDGEGYVYIMVDLNFFRPEEFPSTDERTVEPLASRFALSYNTVVNLLATRSHDEIRKVLKQNFASYQTTEERRHIEANLATARELESEIVGKACELLNQPGCPLYASNL comes from the coding sequence ATGAGATTTCGCGTCCGCGATGGAGAGCGACGCTTACCGAAGGCTAGAGTCTCGCGGCGCACCACTGCCGCTGTTGAGACCGCAGCCGAGATCTCGCCAGCCCTGTTCTATCGTGAATACGTGTCGGAGGGGCACACGGGGCTGGAAGGCCCTGCGTCTGCAGGTTGGAGGCTAAGAGAGTTCCAGGCCGGAGAGGCCGCGGAGGGGACGGGAGATGGGGTGGCAGAGGAGGCCGCGGAGATCCGGGAGTACCGTGGTTTCCGACTGGATCCCTTCCAGGTCGAGGCGATCCGGCACGTGGAGGAAGGCCGTTCTGTCCTGGTCTCGGCCCCCACCGGGGTCGGTAAGACCCTCGTCGCGGATTACCTGATCGAGCGGATGTTCAACCTCGGGCGCAGGGTTATATACACGGCTCCTATCAAGGCTTTGAGCAACCAGAAGTTCAAGGAGTTCAAGAGGCTCCTTGGCGCCGACAACGTGGGTATCATCACCGGCGACGTAGTCATCAACTCCGGAGCGCAGATTCTCATCATGACTACGGAGATCTTCAGGAACATGCTTCATCTGAGCCCCGGCGAACTTGAGGGAGTCTCTCACGTGATCTTCGACGAGATTCACTTCCTCGCGGACGAGGACCGCGGCACGGTGTGGGAGGAATCTATCATCTTCATGCCCGAGTCCATGAGGCTTCTGGGTCTGTCCGCCACGATCCCCAACGCGGACGAACTTGCCTTCTGGATACAAGACATCAAAGGGCACGAGGTTGCCGTCGTCCGTCACTTCAAGAGGGTGGTGCCCTTGCGCCACTTTGTGTTCGAGCGAACCCGTGGCGCCTGCACTCTCGATGAACTGAAATCCTTCAAGGCCAAGCGCGACCAGGAGATGGAGGAGGCTGCGGCGGATTGGGACTACCGGCACGAGGGGCTTCGTTACGCGTCCACCACCCACCTCGATCTCGTGGACTATTTGGGTAAGCGGGACAAGCTTCCCTGCTTGTACTTTGTGTTCAGCCGCCGGCAATGCGAGGAAAAGGCGGAGGAACTTGCGCGGTCGGCTGACTACCTCACCCCGGCACAGAAGTACGAAGTTGTCGAGTTCTTCGACAGCAAGATCGAAGGCCTGAAGGTCGAAATGATGCCGAGCGTCAAGCAGATGCGCCGGATCCTCCAGAGGGGTATAGCCTACCATCATGCAGGGCTTCTCCCTGTGCTCAAGGAGATCGTTGAGGACTTGTTCGAGCGGCGCGTCATCCAGGTGCTGTACGCGACCGAGACCTTCGCTGTTGGGATCAACTTCCCAGTCCGGACGGTCTGCTTCGACTCGGTGCGCAAGTACAACGGTGTTGACTTCCAGCCCATGACGAGCCAGGAGTACTTCCAGATGGCCGGGCGCGCGGGCAGGCGGGGGATAGATGGAGAGGGTTACGTGTATATCATGGTAGACCTCAACTTCTTCCGGCCGGAGGAATTCCCGAGCACCGATGAGCGTACGGTGGAGCCTCTCGCGAGCAGATTCGCGCTATCGTACAATACCGTGGTCAATCTTCTCGCAACCCGCTCCCACGACGAGATCAGGAAGGTCCTGAAACAGAACTTCGCGAGCTACCAGACGACTGAAGAGCGCCGGCACATCGAGGCCAACCTTGCGACTGCGAGAGAGCTCGAGTCGGAGATCGTGGGGAAAGCGTGTGAACTTCTGAACCAGCCCGGATGCCCGCTCTATGCTAGCAACCTCA
- a CDS encoding PRK06851 family protein, giving the protein MRSRANVRRMFGGNTSRGFFSLYSNIIDQEATRIIVIKGGPGVGKSTFMKYIGDSMVEKGHDVEYFHCSSDPESLDGLVIPGLRVALIDGTAPHIVDPRFPGAVDEILHLGDYWDEAAMRSHRQEIIRLTKEVGCLFQRAYRFLRAAGDILDDWSDANSEALDFGEANRVARTVLDETVDNAEVAASPGHERHLFASAITPLGFVNYLDTVVSGCPRRFILEGGPGSGKSTLISKVAQRVVECGYDVELYHCSLNPSSLEHLVVPALGVAVITSVEPHLWVPAADHGPDEVLVDMDQCLDPRAVDKNAEVIAYDREMMNKMMDRAVIFLKQALEAHDTLESFYIPNIDFDAVRGIREQTLQRILGWEKEMEAGI; this is encoded by the coding sequence ATGAGGAGTCGAGCCAACGTCAGACGGATGTTCGGGGGAAACACGTCGCGCGGGTTCTTCTCACTGTACAGCAATATCATAGACCAGGAAGCCACAAGAATAATCGTCATAAAAGGCGGCCCCGGCGTCGGCAAGTCCACCTTCATGAAATACATAGGAGACAGCATGGTTGAAAAGGGCCACGACGTTGAGTACTTTCACTGCTCGTCGGACCCGGAGTCCCTCGACGGGCTAGTCATTCCTGGATTGCGGGTGGCTCTGATCGACGGGACCGCGCCACACATAGTCGACCCCAGGTTCCCCGGCGCGGTGGATGAAATCCTGCACCTCGGCGACTACTGGGACGAGGCCGCGATGCGTTCACACCGGCAGGAGATCATACGCCTCACCAAGGAGGTAGGATGCCTCTTCCAGCGGGCATACAGGTTCCTCCGGGCCGCCGGGGACATCCTCGACGACTGGAGCGACGCCAACTCCGAGGCCCTGGATTTCGGCGAAGCCAACCGAGTAGCCCGGACTGTGCTCGACGAGACAGTGGATAACGCTGAAGTGGCGGCGTCACCTGGTCACGAGCGCCATCTCTTCGCCAGCGCCATCACACCGTTGGGTTTCGTAAACTACCTGGACACCGTGGTCAGCGGATGCCCAAGAAGATTCATACTGGAAGGCGGGCCCGGGTCAGGCAAGTCCACCCTCATCTCCAAGGTCGCACAGCGTGTCGTGGAATGTGGATACGACGTGGAACTCTACCACTGCTCCTTGAACCCGTCCAGCCTTGAACACCTGGTCGTGCCGGCCCTGGGTGTGGCCGTGATCACCTCCGTAGAACCGCACCTATGGGTCCCGGCTGCCGACCACGGGCCAGATGAAGTCCTGGTCGACATGGACCAGTGCCTGGATCCCCGGGCTGTCGACAAGAACGCGGAGGTCATCGCCTATGACCGCGAGATGATGAACAAGATGATGGATCGGGCTGTGATCTTCCTCAAGCAGGCACTCGAGGCACATGACACCCTCGAATCTTTCTACATCCCAAACATCGACTTTGACGCAGTGCGCGGGATCCGGGAGCAGACGCTCCAGCGGATACTCGGCTGGGAAAAGGAGATGGAGGCGGGAATCTGA
- a CDS encoding cell wall-active antibiotics response protein, producing MERRGVGDLAGPLILIAIGVLLLLNTTGILRWDVWGSLWRYWPVLLIIWGVSIFFGRGSRVVGFLFVVFLVILGLFVASNVVPGAFDGMRWGEAPGAERTKQLAVSYDQYRPSEVDLEISIGAGQVFASTGATQNILDATATYVRDRDEPELDVSASGRRLSVKYGTDTRWTSFFPVPFRYRNEHRVTLGRPEIPTSLKFRVGAGNLDAAFDGLTATRLELAVGAGEAKVGFPTPGDIRAAGNPAVQFEAGAGTVHISQLGNVGARRIKGSVGSGTGYLDLTGAQTTGTVTADVEVGAGKMVILIPEGMGLRVDASIGAGSLWVDGTKYSTRDLGSSRRYLSPDYDRAASRLDLTVKIGAGRIEVEHTR from the coding sequence ATGGAAAGACGGGGGGTCGGGGACCTTGCAGGTCCACTCATTCTGATCGCCATCGGCGTGCTCCTGCTGCTCAACACCACGGGCATCCTACGCTGGGATGTATGGGGATCGCTCTGGCGGTACTGGCCTGTCCTCCTCATCATCTGGGGCGTATCGATCTTCTTCGGCAGAGGCAGCCGGGTTGTCGGGTTCCTGTTCGTTGTCTTCTTGGTCATACTCGGCCTCTTCGTGGCCTCCAACGTAGTTCCGGGAGCCTTCGACGGGATGAGGTGGGGAGAAGCCCCGGGAGCCGAAAGGACCAAGCAACTGGCGGTGAGCTACGACCAGTACAGGCCGTCGGAGGTGGATCTTGAGATCTCCATAGGGGCCGGCCAGGTGTTCGCGTCCACAGGGGCTACACAGAACATCCTGGACGCCACGGCTACCTATGTGCGCGACCGCGATGAACCCGAACTCGACGTGTCGGCCTCAGGCAGGAGGCTCTCAGTGAAGTACGGCACCGATACTCGGTGGACATCCTTCTTCCCGGTGCCTTTCCGGTACCGTAATGAGCACAGGGTAACCCTGGGCAGACCCGAGATCCCCACGTCGCTCAAGTTCAGGGTGGGCGCGGGCAATCTCGATGCAGCCTTCGACGGCCTCACCGCTACCCGGCTCGAGCTCGCAGTCGGGGCCGGGGAGGCGAAGGTGGGGTTCCCGACTCCCGGCGACATAAGAGCGGCAGGGAACCCTGCGGTTCAGTTTGAGGCGGGCGCCGGAACCGTCCACATCTCGCAACTTGGCAACGTGGGGGCGAGGCGTATCAAAGGGTCAGTCGGGTCCGGGACGGGCTACCTCGATCTCACGGGTGCCCAGACTACAGGGACCGTGACCGCCGATGTGGAAGTCGGTGCTGGTAAGATGGTGATCCTGATCCCAGAGGGCATGGGGCTCCGTGTCGACGCGTCGATTGGAGCCGGGAGTCTGTGGGTGGACGGGACCAAGTACTCCACAAGGGACCTGGGCTCGAGCCGCAGGTACCTTTCGCCTGATTACGACCGCGCTGCATCGCGCCTTGATCTCACGGTGAAGATCGGTGCGGGCAGGATAGAGGTGGAGCACACAAGGTGA
- a CDS encoding M28 family peptidase yields MIRTGAGGAARRRPHPAGLVTGVLFLAIMLILLPRGVGAVPERRADASRVLVHVRELAGRIGPRPAGTTSEARAADYVALRLAEYGYEVVRQPFTHVTKNSETASQNVIGIARGGDPRVIMVSAQLDTVGPDAPGANDNASGVAAMLEAARVLSSSRPGTSLAFVAFGATNPANAGAESLARGGPDIPFSPGDVALAINLDSVGRGCDVEVVPWGDGRALAAPDFRRVVAGLRDAGVSVRFDTTKSLLGEVPGDHSPLLAAGIPAVTVSSARGQTSSPVSPDPRWDLPDLVDGASIACAADAALALVATFAGGAPARVSGTYLAFWVLGRVVSLPALPSVVVSGAALVLGLLAVLWTRSMLYDEFSRVRPAGYVSALITSAATGIVVAVLIWTAFIPSLAVGAVRGVSRPWNAHPGPYATAGLVSSLFFFTIVIRLTGSRLREELRVPVLRLSILG; encoded by the coding sequence GTGATACGCACGGGCGCGGGAGGCGCCGCCCGCCGCCGGCCGCACCCCGCCGGCCTGGTTACAGGCGTCCTCTTCCTGGCCATAATGCTGATTCTGCTGCCACGGGGCGTTGGGGCGGTCCCGGAGCGCAGGGCAGACGCATCGCGAGTTCTCGTGCACGTGCGGGAGCTTGCCGGGCGCATCGGTCCCCGACCGGCCGGCACGACGAGTGAGGCCCGGGCGGCGGACTACGTCGCACTGCGCCTTGCTGAGTATGGGTATGAGGTCGTGAGGCAGCCGTTCACTCATGTGACCAAGAACTCGGAGACCGCATCCCAGAACGTCATCGGCATTGCCCGCGGGGGCGACCCTCGGGTGATCATGGTCAGCGCGCAGCTGGACACAGTGGGTCCCGATGCCCCGGGAGCCAATGATAACGCGTCGGGTGTGGCGGCGATGCTCGAGGCGGCCAGGGTGCTGTCTTCGTCACGGCCGGGCACAAGCCTGGCGTTCGTTGCTTTCGGGGCAACGAACCCAGCGAATGCAGGAGCTGAATCGCTCGCCCGCGGCGGACCCGATATCCCATTCAGTCCCGGCGATGTGGCTTTGGCGATCAACCTTGATTCAGTCGGTCGGGGTTGCGATGTTGAGGTGGTTCCGTGGGGCGATGGGCGGGCCCTGGCGGCTCCGGACTTCAGACGGGTCGTGGCCGGACTGAGAGACGCCGGAGTGAGCGTGCGGTTCGACACGACAAAGAGCCTCCTGGGGGAGGTGCCGGGTGATCACTCGCCCCTGCTTGCGGCGGGGATCCCGGCGGTCACCGTCTCTTCTGCCCGTGGGCAGACCTCGAGTCCGGTCTCCCCCGATCCACGGTGGGACCTACCTGACTTGGTGGACGGAGCCTCGATTGCGTGTGCTGCTGATGCGGCGCTGGCCCTCGTGGCTACGTTCGCTGGAGGCGCCCCGGCGCGAGTCTCCGGGACCTATCTGGCCTTTTGGGTTCTGGGAAGGGTTGTGTCGTTGCCGGCTCTCCCGAGCGTGGTGGTGTCCGGGGCTGCGCTGGTCTTGGGGTTGCTTGCGGTTCTGTGGACAAGGTCCATGCTGTACGACGAGTTCAGCAGGGTAAGGCCTGCTGGGTACGTGTCGGCCCTAATAACGTCGGCCGCTACCGGTATCGTAGTTGCCGTCCTGATCTGGACAGCGTTCATCCCTTCTCTCGCTGTGGGAGCAGTGAGGGGCGTATCCAGGCCGTGGAACGCACACCCTGGTCCGTATGCCACCGCAGGGCTGGTATCCTCGTTATTCTTCTTCACAATCGTAATCCGGCTCACAGGCAGCAGGCTCAGGGAGGAACTTCGCGTCCCGGTGCTGCGCCTGTCTATTCTCGGGC